A genome region from Manihot esculenta cultivar AM560-2 chromosome 5, M.esculenta_v8, whole genome shotgun sequence includes the following:
- the LOC110614272 gene encoding kiwellin-1 → MKKQVCSSILLLGLLFLVISIAESQTCKPSGKIRGKKPPPGQCNQENDSDCCVDGKLYTTYKCSPPVSSHTKAKLTVNSFEPGGDGGAPSECDNKYHSDKELVVALSTGWFNNKSRCLNYITIYGNGKSVKAKVVDECDSTMGCDSDHDYQPPCPNNIVDASKAVWNALGVSDPDDVGEMDIYWTDA, encoded by the coding sequence ATGAAGAAGCAAGTTTGCTCCAGCATCCTTCTCCTTGGCCTTCTCTTTCTTGTCATAAGCATTGCAGAATCTCAGACCTGCAAGCCTAGCGGCAAGATAAGAGGTAAAAAGCCTCCTCCAGGACAATGCAACCAAGAAAACGACTCGGATTGTTGTGTAGATGGCAAGCTCTACACAACTTACAAATGTTCACCACCAGTAAGCAGCCACACAAAAGCAAAGCTAACAGTGAATAGTTTTGAACCCGGAGGTGATGGGGGTGCACCATCTGAGTGTGATAATAAATACCATTCGGACAAAGAGCTGGTGGTAGCACTTTCTACAGGATGGTTTAACAACAAGAGTAGGTGCTTGAACTATATTACTATCTATGGAAATGGGAAAAGCGTCAAGGCCAAAGTAGTTGATGAATGTGACTCTACCATGGGATGTGATTCTGATCATGATTATCAACCTCCTTGCCCTAACAATATTGTGGATGCCTCCAAGGCAGTTTGGAATGCATTGGGAGTCTCTGACCCTGACGATGTGGGAGAAATGGACATCTACTGGACCGATGCTTGA